A genome region from Streptomyces sp. S4.7 includes the following:
- the purH gene encoding bifunctional phosphoribosylaminoimidazolecarboxamide formyltransferase/IMP cyclohydrolase, whose protein sequence is MSVEETAGQAVEGTKRPIRRALVSVYDKTGLEQLARGLHAAGVTLVSTGSTAGRIAAAGVPVTKVEELTGFPETLDGRVKTLHPRVHAGILADQRLAAHREQLAELGIEPFELVVSNLYPFRETVESGATPDECVEQIDIGGPSMVRAAAKNHPSVAIVTSPARYGDVLAAVQDGGFDLTTRKRLAAEAFQHTAAYDVAVASWFAADYAAADNSGLPDFLGATYERKNVLRYGENPHQPAALYTGGSGGGLADAEQLHGKEMSYNNYTDTDAARRAAYDHAEPCVAIIKHANPCGIAIADDIAEAHRKAHACDPLSAFGGVIAVNRPVSVEMAEQVAEIFTEVIVAPGYEDGAVEVLARKKNIRVLRCEGGPSAAVEVKPVDGGALLQVADRLQADGDDPSTWTLATGDALSEAELRELAFAWKASRAVKSNAILLAKDGASVGVGMGQVNRVDSAKLAVERAGEERARGSYAASDAFFPFPDGLEILLEAGVKAVVQPGGSVRDELVVEAAKKAGATMYFTGTRHFFH, encoded by the coding sequence GTGAGCGTCGAAGAGACCGCCGGACAGGCCGTCGAAGGTACGAAGCGGCCCATCCGCCGCGCGCTGGTCAGCGTCTACGACAAGACAGGTCTGGAACAGCTCGCCCGTGGACTGCACGCGGCCGGCGTCACGCTCGTCTCGACCGGGTCCACCGCCGGGCGGATCGCCGCCGCCGGTGTGCCCGTCACCAAGGTCGAGGAGCTGACCGGCTTCCCGGAGACCCTCGACGGCCGCGTCAAGACGCTCCACCCGCGCGTCCACGCCGGCATCCTCGCCGACCAGCGCCTCGCCGCGCACCGCGAGCAGCTCGCCGAACTCGGCATCGAGCCCTTCGAGCTGGTCGTCTCGAACCTCTATCCCTTCCGCGAGACAGTCGAGTCCGGGGCGACCCCGGACGAGTGCGTCGAGCAGATCGACATCGGCGGACCGTCCATGGTCCGCGCGGCGGCCAAGAACCACCCGTCGGTCGCCATCGTCACCAGCCCCGCGCGGTACGGGGACGTCCTCGCCGCCGTACAGGACGGCGGGTTCGACCTCACGACCCGCAAGCGGCTCGCCGCCGAGGCGTTCCAGCACACCGCCGCGTACGACGTGGCGGTGGCCTCCTGGTTCGCCGCCGACTACGCCGCCGCCGACAACTCGGGCCTCCCGGACTTCCTCGGCGCGACCTACGAGCGCAAGAACGTCCTGCGCTACGGCGAGAACCCGCACCAGCCCGCCGCGCTCTACACCGGCGGCTCCGGCGGGGGCCTCGCCGACGCCGAGCAGCTGCACGGCAAGGAGATGAGCTACAACAACTACACGGACACCGACGCCGCGCGCCGTGCCGCGTACGACCACGCCGAGCCGTGCGTCGCGATCATCAAGCACGCCAACCCGTGCGGCATCGCCATCGCCGACGACATCGCCGAGGCGCACCGCAAGGCCCATGCCTGCGACCCGCTGTCCGCGTTCGGCGGTGTGATCGCGGTCAACCGGCCGGTCTCCGTCGAGATGGCCGAGCAGGTCGCCGAGATCTTCACCGAGGTCATCGTCGCGCCCGGCTACGAGGACGGCGCCGTCGAGGTGCTGGCCCGCAAGAAGAACATCCGCGTGCTGCGCTGCGAGGGTGGTCCTTCTGCCGCCGTCGAGGTGAAGCCCGTCGACGGCGGCGCGCTGCTCCAGGTCGCCGACCGGCTCCAGGCGGACGGCGACGACCCCTCGACGTGGACTCTCGCGACCGGTGACGCCCTGTCGGAGGCCGAGCTGCGCGAACTGGCCTTCGCGTGGAAGGCGTCGCGCGCGGTCAAGTCCAACGCGATCCTGCTCGCCAAGGACGGTGCGAGCGTCGGCGTCGGCATGGGCCAGGTCAACCGCGTGGACTCGGCGAAGCTCGCCGTGGAGCGCGCGGGCGAGGAGCGGGCCCGTGGGTCGTACGCGGCCTCGGACGCGTTCTTCCCGTTCCCGGACGGTCTGGAGATCCTGCTGGAGGCGGGGGTCAAGGCCGTGGTGCAGCCGGGTGGTTCGGTCCGTGACGAGCTGGTGGTCGAGGCGGCGAAGAAGGCGGGCGCGACGATGTACTTCACCGGGACGCGGC
- the purN gene encoding phosphoribosylglycinamide formyltransferase, with product MVLVSGSGTNLQALLDAIADDPVAYGARIVAVGADRGSIAGLERAERAGVPTFVCRIKDHATRDEWDAALTGATAAYEPDLVVSAGFMKIVGKRFLARFGGRLINTHPALLPSFPGAHGVRDALAYGAKVTGCTVHFVDDGVDTGPVIAQGVVEVRDEDHADGGVALHERIKDVERRLLVDVVGRIARHGYRIEGRKVTIQ from the coding sequence GTGGTCCTCGTCTCCGGCTCCGGTACGAACCTCCAGGCCCTGCTCGACGCCATCGCCGACGATCCGGTGGCGTACGGCGCCCGCATCGTCGCCGTCGGCGCCGACCGGGGATCCATCGCCGGTCTGGAACGCGCCGAGCGCGCGGGGGTGCCGACCTTCGTCTGCCGCATCAAGGACCACGCGACGCGCGACGAGTGGGATGCCGCGCTCACCGGGGCCACCGCCGCGTACGAGCCCGATCTCGTCGTCTCGGCCGGCTTCATGAAGATCGTCGGGAAGCGGTTCCTCGCCCGCTTCGGCGGACGCCTCATCAACACCCACCCCGCCCTGCTGCCCAGTTTTCCCGGTGCCCACGGGGTGCGTGACGCGCTCGCGTACGGGGCGAAGGTCACCGGTTGCACCGTCCACTTCGTCGACGACGGCGTCGACACCGGCCCGGTCATCGCCCAAGGCGTGGTCGAGGTGCGGGACGAGGACCACGCGGACGGTGGCGTCGCTCTCCATGAGCGCATCAAGGACGTCGAGCGACGGCTGCTCGTCGATGTCGTGGGGCGCATCGCCCGGCACGGCTACCGCATTGAGGGACGAAAGGTAACAATCCAGTGA
- a CDS encoding DUF6350 family protein translates to MTQVSESGTTLSSASASATERGRAAALTAAFLRGAFAAVLGLGSLAALVIAAWISSPYPDSGAGGALRIAAALWLLAHGAELVRPDTLSGVPAPVGVVPLLVMALPVWLVYRSARDALEPDEGRPQLTALGGLCTVAGGYLLVGGAVVLYARGGVLSTHTFGTALELPLVPLLSAAAGVWVASGRPLSPLLDRLSRPGRADTAPAPAAVAAGRRRRAVVAMRSATAGTAALLGGGVFLVLCSLLWHADAAQETFLQLAAAWSGRVAVLLLSVALLPNAAVWGASYALGPGFALGTSATVTPLAVTGSPALPPFPLLAAVPAEGPGMVVTWATGVVPVVAGLVIAWYTVRVAAPPYVERDEAWGAGDTALAAALAGAGCAVLTAALAAVAGGPMGTGRLAEFGPVWWLTGAAALVWTVTIAVPAALTVRAWRLRKRRGTDVVDAPDGPEPAAEVREAGAAIRSAVSMDAPPDAPVDGTATKTARWRGAPWRRGAGTADGAADEGAMEREEGDGAAGVGADGAAPTQEPYDFLQREAFLDRDSGETGRAAAEQPPGGPPTGISPDRDAEPPPGPSSESQPGSTRESEPGSAPEPEAKKAD, encoded by the coding sequence GTGACCCAAGTGAGCGAGAGCGGCACCACGTTGTCCTCGGCCTCGGCCTCGGCCACCGAGCGGGGCCGGGCCGCCGCGCTGACCGCCGCGTTCCTCCGGGGAGCCTTCGCGGCGGTCCTCGGCCTCGGCTCCCTCGCCGCGCTTGTCATCGCCGCGTGGATCAGCTCCCCCTACCCCGACAGCGGCGCCGGCGGAGCCCTTCGCATCGCGGCGGCGCTGTGGCTGCTGGCGCACGGCGCGGAGCTCGTGCGGCCCGACACCCTCTCCGGGGTGCCCGCGCCCGTCGGAGTCGTACCCCTGCTGGTCATGGCGCTGCCGGTATGGCTGGTCTACCGGTCGGCGCGCGACGCGCTGGAGCCGGACGAGGGCCGGCCCCAGCTCACGGCGCTCGGCGGGCTGTGCACGGTCGCCGGCGGATATCTGCTGGTCGGCGGGGCCGTCGTGCTCTACGCGCGAGGCGGAGTCCTCTCCACGCACACGTTCGGTACGGCGCTCGAACTGCCCCTCGTGCCGCTGCTCTCGGCCGCCGCCGGGGTATGGGTGGCGAGCGGCCGGCCGCTGAGTCCGCTGCTCGACCGGCTGTCCCGCCCCGGCCGGGCGGACACGGCGCCGGCGCCGGCGGCCGTGGCGGCGGGGAGGCGCCGCCGGGCCGTCGTCGCGATGCGGTCGGCGACCGCCGGGACGGCGGCGCTGCTGGGCGGCGGGGTCTTCCTCGTCCTCTGTTCGCTGCTGTGGCACGCGGACGCCGCACAGGAAACCTTCCTGCAACTGGCGGCCGCCTGGTCCGGACGGGTCGCCGTGCTGCTGCTGTCCGTCGCCCTCCTCCCGAACGCGGCGGTCTGGGGCGCGTCGTACGCCCTCGGTCCCGGCTTCGCGCTCGGCACGTCGGCGACGGTCACCCCGCTCGCCGTCACGGGCAGCCCCGCACTGCCGCCCTTCCCGCTGCTGGCGGCCGTGCCCGCCGAGGGGCCCGGCATGGTCGTGACATGGGCGACGGGAGTCGTGCCCGTGGTGGCCGGGCTGGTGATCGCCTGGTACACGGTGCGGGTCGCCGCCCCGCCCTACGTCGAGCGGGACGAGGCATGGGGCGCGGGCGACACCGCGCTAGCGGCGGCGCTCGCGGGCGCCGGATGCGCGGTGCTGACGGCGGCTCTGGCCGCGGTGGCGGGCGGGCCGATGGGGACGGGGCGGCTGGCCGAGTTCGGGCCGGTGTGGTGGCTGACCGGGGCCGCCGCGCTGGTCTGGACGGTGACCATCGCCGTACCGGCGGCGCTGACGGTACGGGCCTGGCGGCTGCGGAAGCGGCGCGGGACGGATGTGGTGGACGCGCCGGACGGGCCGGAACCGGCGGCAGAGGTGCGAGAGGCGGGCGCGGCGATTCGCAGCGCGGTCTCGATGGATGCCCCGCCGGACGCTCCGGTGGATGGGACCGCGACGAAGACCGCCCGGTGGAGAGGGGCGCCGTGGCGGCGGGGAGCGGGAACGGCGGACGGGGCCGCGGACGAGGGGGCGATGGAGCGGGAGGAGGGGGACGGTGCGGCCGGGGTCGGGGCGGACGGCGCCGCCCCGACGCAGGAGCCGTACGACTTCCTTCAGCGGGAGGCGTTCCTCGACCGGGACTCGGGGGAGACGGGGCGGGCGGCGGCCGAGCAGCCGCCCGGCGGTCCGCCGACCGGCATCTCGCCCGACCGGGACGCGGAGCCGCCCCCGGGGCCGTCGTCCGAGTCCCAGCCCGGGTCCACGCGCGAATCCGAGCCCGGGTCCGCGCCCGAGCCGGAGGCGAAAAAGGCCGACTGA